The segment AGAAATGCGCTGTAATTGTTTATTTTTATCATTTCCTAATCAATATGCACCAGTAATACTTAATAATTTAAAATCTTTTATTGATGAAGAATTATTAATAGCAACACCCGATGCCACTACTAAAGTCTTATTATCAACTAAATAAGAGCATTTTAATCCATTAACATGATTTAATTTAATATATTCTAAAGCAAAAGGATTGTCTTTATGAGTTTTTAAAGATTCTTCTTTAGTTTGACAAACTCTTTTAATTTCAATATTTTTTATTAAAATTTCACGCATTTTCTCTTCAATTTTAATTAATTCATCATTAGAAAGTCGCTTTTCATAATCAAAATCTAAATAAAAACCATTATCATTAGTATTAGCAATCGTAATTAACGCTTGTGGATACATTAATTTAATAGTATGAGCTAAAATCATAGCACATCCATAATTTAAAATAGTTCATCCTAAAGCATCATCTTTTTTAATAAACTTGATTTCAGCATCTTCTTTAATTTCTCAATATAAATCTTTTAATTGTCCATTCAGAGTAAAAGCAATAATTGAAGAATCTATATTTTCATTTTCCTGTTTTAATAATTGATAACCAGTAATTGGATTTTCAATATTATAAGTCATCGTTTTGCCATTTAATTTAATTACATTAATTTTCATGTTTTACCTAATTCCTTTTCTAATTTACCTAAGTAGTACTAGGTTATTTGACAATAAAAGTTGTAAAAGGATTAGTATTATTATTAATATCTACTACTAATACTTTTGATTTAGTAGGGATTATATAAGTGCTACTAATGCTTTTAACTAATTGCGAAGAATTACTTAATTCTACTGGAATTCCTTCAACTGCTAAAAAAGTATAAATTCCAAAGTTTATTGCAAATTTATTATAATCAATAACATTATTAACAATAGGAATTATATAAACTGGCAAATGAGCATTAGCAATAGTTCTAATATAATTACTATCTTGACTATTAGTAATTAAATATTGTGGTTTTTCTTCAATAATTTTTTTAATAGTTTTAGCAACTAATTGATCTTTTGTATGCAATAAATCAGTAGCAATTTTACTCTGTTCTTGATGACTTTCAGCATCAACAAGAATTTTACTCATTGTTGCAATTGATAACACAGAATAGTTACCATTGGCAGATTCACCCGATAACATTGTACATGTTGCTCCCCAATCCATAGCAACCCAAACATCAGTAACTTCAGCGCGTGTTGGATGAGGATTATCTATCATTGAATCTAGCATTTGCGTAGCAACAATTATCGGTTTGTTAACAGTACGACATTTTTTAATTCATTCACGTTCTAAAAAAGGAACTTTTTCAAAAGGAATTTCAACTCCTAAATCACCACGAGCAACCATAATAGCATCTGATTCTTTTAAAATTTCATCAAAATTATTAACTGCTAATTGTGATTCAATTTTAGCAATGATTTGAATATGTTTACCATCATTATCATCTAAAACTTTGCGGATTTCTTTAATATCAGCTGCTGAACAAACAAATGATGCAGCAACATAATCTACTTTTTGCTGACAACCAAAAATTAAATCTGCTCTATCTTTTTCAGAAATAAAAGGTAAAGACAATTTAACATTTGGAATATTAATAGCACGACGATCTTTAATAGTATGTGTATTTAAAGCTTGACAAATAACAGTATGATCTTTAACCGCTGTAACCTTTAATGTTAATTTACCATCATCTACTAGTAAATTAACATTAACTTTAATATCCTTTGCTAAATTACCATAATTTACAGAAAACTTATCGGCAGTACCAATAATCTCTTTATTATCAATTATCGTAATAATTTCATTTTTTTTGATTTCTACACTACCCTTTGTAAAGGTATGTGTTCTAACTTCTGGACCTCTAGTATCTAACATAATAGCAACTGGTACATTTAATTGTTTAGATACTTCTCTAATCATTAAAACCCTTGCTAAATGTTCATCATGAGTACCATGAGAAAAATTTAAACGCCCACAAATTGAGCCATTTTCTATTAGTTGTTTAATAACATCAGCAGAATTTGAAGCAGGTCCTAAAGTAGTTACACATTTAGTTCTTTTTATAATTGATATCAAATTATTCACCTCTTTTTATTAAGTATTTTTTTTAAAAATAACTCCTGACAAACGTAAAATTTTATTAGCAACGTTATTTTTATTTATTGAAGGTGTGTTTAATGCATCTTGAATTTCAATAGCTACTAATTTATTATCTTGTAATCCAATACAAATACTAGATTTATTACTATTTGCAAATCTTTCGGCAGCAAAAATACCCATCATTGTTGCTAAATAACGATCAAATGCACTTGGTGTTCCCCCACGTTGAATTTGACCCAATATTACTGCTCTTGTTTCACAATCAGTATCTTTTTCAATGATTTTAGCTATTTTATTAACATCATATTGACGTTCAGTTACTACTATTACTAATGAACGACGTTGTTTTTTAGTGTACAACTGTTTAATAATATCAATCAATGACTGTTCTCCAATTCCTAAATCTTTAGTTGCAACTAAATCACAATTTGCAGCAGCAACACTATGAAGAGCAAGGTCACCACAATTACGACCCATTACTTCAACAATCATAATTCTTCCATGAGAATTAGCGGTTTGACGAATTTTATCAAGATTTTCAACAATTGTATTAAGAGCGGTATCAAAACCAATAGTAAACTCACTTGAACTAATATCATTATCAATAGTACCTGGAATACCCACACATTGAATAGCTGCTTCATTACTTAATTTTTGCAAACCATTATATGTGCCATCACCACCAATAGCAATTAAACCTTCAATTTTTTTAGATTTTAAAATTTCAATACATTTTTTACGAGTTTCTTCTTCCTCAAATTCTCTAAAACGAGCAGACCCAATGATTGTTCCCCCCATCTCAGTTCCTAGATCAATTAAATTTGCTCAATTGTTATCAATAACATGAATGTCATTTGTCATTATTCCTTTATAACCATTTTTTATTAAAACTAATTCAAATGGTCTTTTATCAGCAGTAGCAATTTTACTATTTTCATGATTTATACCACGAAGAGTCTTATATACTGCATTAATAACATTATTCATACCTGGTGAATCACCACCAGAAGTTAAGATTCCAATTCTTCTTTTATTTAATTCTTGCATATTTAGTCATCCTCTCTTCTAATTACATTATTTTAGTGATAATTATTATAATTTGTTTAAAATTAAAAAGGATATCAGTAAATTTAACCATAAAATATGATTTTAATTAATTAATATTATAAAATACATCGTCACCTAAAAATTTAGCTTGATCTGCTAAATCAGCTTCAATTGTTAATAAACGATTGTATTTTGCAACACGATCAGTTCTTGACATTGAACCTGTTTTAATTTGTCCAGTATTAAAAGCTACTGCTAAGTCAGCAATCGTTGTATCTTCAGTTTCCCCAGAACGATGAGATACTACTGCCGTTCACCCAGCTTTTTGACACATTTCAATAGCTTCCATAGTTTCAGTTAATGTTCCAATTTGATTTAATTTAATTAATACTGAATTAGCAACGTTTTTAATAATTCCTTCTTTAATAATTTTTGGATTAGTAACGAATAAATCATCACCAACAACTTGGAATTTACCTTCTGATTTTTCTAATAATAATTTAAATCCTTCTCAATCACCTTCAGCCAAACCATCTTCAATTGAAATAATTGGATATTTTTTAGTTAAATCAACTAAATAATCTACTAGTTGCGCTGAAGTTAATAATTTTTCAGTATTTTTACTTTTACCATCTTTATTACCAAAAACATATTTACCATTTTTATAAATCTCTGATGATGCACAGTCCATAGCAATTTTTATATCTTTATTTGGAGTATAACCCGCTTTTTTAATAGCTTCAACAATTAAATCTAATGCTTCTTCGGTTGATTTTAAATTAGGAGCAAAACCACCTTCATCACCAACTGCAGTAACTAAACCCTTACCTTTTAAAATACTTTTTAAAGCATGAAAAGTTTCGGCAGCCATTTGGATTGCCTTTGAAAATGTTTTAGCACCAACTGGCATTATTAAAAATTCTTGAAAGTCAATATTATTATCAGCATGAGCACCACCATTAATTACATTTAACATTGGGACTGGCAACTGACAAGCATTAGTACCACCTAAGTATGTATATAAGGACACATATAATTCATCAGCGGCAGCTTTAGCAACTGCTAATGATACCCCTAAAATAGCATTGGCACCTAATTTTGTTTTATTTTCTGTTCCATCTAACTTAATCATTGTTTGATCAATTAATCTTTGATTAGTAACTTCCAAACCAATAATAGCTTCGGCAATATTTTCATTAATATTTTTAATGGCTTTCATAACACCAAGTCCACCATAAACTTTAGTATCTTTGTCTCGTAGTTCTAAAGCTTCTCTAGTACCTGTTGAAGCACCTGATGGCACTAAAGCAAGCCCGTATCCACCATCTTCAGTTCAACATTCAACTTGAATAGTTGGATTTCCTCTTGAGTCTATTACTTGTAGTGCTCTAATATCAATAATGCAAGACATATTTATTAATTCCTTCTTTCTTTAATATTTCACTAATTATTATACAGAAAAAAATATTGTTTAGAATCAAAAAAGCACAAATATTTTTTATTTGTGCTTCTAAAATAATGATGATTTAATTACATTTGTTGTTGTTGTGGATGTTGAGTTGTACTACTTGGTAATGATGCTCCATTAACTTTAGCAACAGTATCACTATTTCATGGTTTTGGAGTTACTCCATCATCTTCTGGTATTAAACTTTCAGGATTATTAAGAGCAGTAACTATTGTTTCCATTAATTCATCAGTTTCAATCCTTTTTTGATTAAAATTATTACTATCAGATAAATCTTTCCTATTAATAGTTACATTTTGTTTTACTTCATCTCTATAAAAGGTATAACTTATACTTTTAAAATTATCATCTTTATCAAAAGTTAAAGAAAAATCAACTTCATTTTTAGCTAAATATGATAATGCACGAATTTGTTCAGGACTAAGTTTCACTTCTGCTTTTAATGGAATTCCAAGTTCATCATTACATAAAACATAACATTTTCCATTAAAAATATTAAAATTAAAAGTTTTAGTATTTTTTAAAAATAAGTTTGATTTTAAATCAAGTATTGGTGTTACTGTTCTTGCTTCTAATACTCTTGCTTTTGCTTTTTGATTTATGGTACTAAGTTGTTCTTTATCTTCATCACTTAACTTATTAGAGCAATTTACTTTCTTATTATTTTCATCAAAATAATATGCTCTTAAAAATTTACCATCACACTTATTAAATAAAATAACAGTATTTGCTTTTTTATTTTGTTCTATTAAATTATTCAAAATATCATTTTCATTTTTTTCTAATTTTAATTTTTTATCCAATGTTTGCTCATCAGTTGTTATATTTAAATCTCATAATTTTCTACTATCATCTCATTTTAAATTAATAACATTTTTAACGATAACTGGAGATAATTTTGTAACTGATGGTTTTGGTGATATTACCTGTTCAGCAGCAGCTCTTGCCACTTTAACTTGTGCTCCATTTTCTCCACAGTGAATACCCTTTAATCCATCAGGAAATAAATTATTATTTGCAAAACTTTTTCTTAATTCCGATAAAGAAATTGTTCCAATACATTGTAGTTGATTTTGATCAGCAATAACTACTCATTTTTCTACTAAATTATTACTTGGGTTTTTCGCAAAGTATACTTTTTGATACTTACCAGCAACTTCTATATCATTATTTCATATATTTTTATTTTCTTGAGAAAGTTCTTGTTCAAAAATTACATTTTCTGGATCTGATTTAGCATCTGATATTTTTATTTTACCATCTTCTATTACTAAACTATACAAACCTTCTATGCTATTATTTTGCAATGTTTCAGAGATATTATTTGCAATCTGTAAAGGTTCAGGTAAATCTTCTGGTAACACTTCTGGTGCATTTACTAAAAAACGCATAGCAACTAAATCAATTTCTTGTTGCTCTTCTTTAAGAAGAAATGCTAATCCATTATTAATTGTTGGTTCTATAGTAAATCCTAATTGTGGAGGAATACTTAATGCTTTTAAATCATCAAATTGCTGGTCGGTTAAAGGATTAAATTCATATGCTTGATATTTTACATTATCATATATTCATCCTAGAACAGGTTTTTTTGTTATTTTATAGGTTTCTCAAAAAGTTTCTCCATTTTTGTTAATCTTTTTATTTAAATAAAAAATATCATTATCAGTAATACTTTGAGCAGTTGTTGAGATTATAAAAGTATCATTTGGATCAGTAACATTTTTAATAAAAATTTCATTTCCTTGACGATAAATAAAATAGTCTTTTTCAACATTCACTAAGTTTAAATGTTTTTTAAAATTTTCAATCATTGTACTATTTGAAGAATAATCATTAATTTTATAGTGTTCCACATCTCAAACTGGGTTTAGTTGTTCAAATGGATTTCGCAACTGTGGAGCATCTAATAAATTATTAATCTTTTGATTAATTAAAACATCATTTTCTTTAAACAGTCCAGAATTTATAAAAATTCCATTAAATTCTGATAATTTTATACTTCCTAATAATCCTAATTCAGGTCTTATTTCACCTTCAGATTCATCAAATAAAATTTTATATATTTTAATTTTAGTATTGTCAGTTTCATCTTCAATGAAAACTAATTGGTCTTTTTTAAATAAACTTTGATCATTTTGAGTTAATGATTCATCACTAATAAATATAGTATTAACTAATGAACCACTATCAACAACAAATTTTCTATCTTGATTTAAACTAACTATTTTTTTTACTTTTAATGGATTAATCTTGAAAGAAGAATTCTTTAAAATATTAAGTGTATTCTTTTTTGAATATAGGTCATCCTCTACTTCAATAGCAATATCTTCAACATCACTTATTTCTGATTGATATATATTTCTCATAATGTTTGTAAATCATTTAAAATTTTTCATTAGTGGCATTTTTATTTTTCTCCTTTAATTATTACATTTATGGTGTTGGTGTAGATAAAACTGACTTAACACTTTGTTCTACTGGTTTTGATGGTGGTTCAGTACCATTAACTTCCTTTGCAGGAAAAGAATTATTACTTTGTACTTCTTTTTTAGATGCAACAGAATTATTTTGTCAATGTTGTGAATGTAAAGAAGAGGCTGTACTAATTACTCTTTCAAAAGTATCAATTAATTTTTCAGCAATTTTTATATCTTTCCTCTTATGAGTCTGGTTATCAATAATATATGCAAACAAAATCTTTCCATTTTTATCAACTTCAATATTTATACTACCATTACGAGGACATTTTTTGGCTACAAAGTTTTTAAATTCCTTAGCATCATTTACATCTACAGGAACAATTGTTTTGTTTTTATTATCAATAAACAAATAACACGTTCCATTTTCAGTAAATGATAATTTCATAGGCTCTTCAGATCTTTTTATAATATTAACATTAAGATCATCTAACTCTTCTTTATATTCTTCATTATTTAAATTATTGGATTCTGATTCAGTTTTTAATAATAATGCTGGTAATTCTTTTTTACCTAAATATTCAAGAATAATCTTATCATTTTCTTTTTTAGTTCGATATAAATGTACTAGAGAACTATCTAATTTTTCTTTTACTATTACTAGTTGTTGTAATTGATCACTATTAATTACTAAAGGTGGTTGTTGAATAATACTAACGTTTTCATCATTAGTTTTTTTTACTAAACGTCCCTTTTCATCTACATATACAAGTTCAATAATATATTCTTTTAAACTACTATCCAATTGTGTTTTTATATCATCAATCTTAACTTCCAAACTATTTAAAGTTATATTGGGTGATGATTCATCTTTTTTAGAACTTAATGATTTTTGTAGAAAATCATTAAGTTCTCGATATTCTACTGTCTCTGATAATGGCATACTCTACCTCCATAATTTTTAATAAATGTATAAATTTCCAAAATATAAAAACTAAATATAATAAACCCCTTATATTTATTTAAAAAAAATAAAAGGGGAAACACTATATTTAATTCATATGTCTATATTTTAATACTTTTATATTCTTAAAACAAGCACTTATCAATAAAAAGAAAAAATCAATATATTTTTATTTAATAATTAAAGACTCACTTGTCATAACAGTTGGTTTAACTAAACCCAAAACGTCTAATAGCGTTGGAGCAATATTTGCTAAGCAACCACCTGATTTTAATTTTAATCCTGTTTTACAAAAAATAAATGGTACTGGTTGCGATGTATGTTTTTTATTAGGATTACCCTCTTTATCAATCATGATTTCAGCATTACCATGATCAGCAGTAATCATTAAAATACCATTCACTTTTTTTATTGCTTGATACAATTTTCCAAGACATTCATCAATAACATCAATGGCAGCAATGGTAGCATTTAAAACACCAGTATGACCAACCATATCTGGATTAGCAAAATTTAAAACCATAACATCATATATGTTTTTAGAAATTTCACTTTCTAAACGAGTAGTAATTTCGCGAGCACTCATTTCTGGTTTTAAGTCATAAGTTGCTACTTTTGGTGAAGGAATTAAAATTCTTGTTGATAGTGGATATTCAACATCAACACCACCATCAAAAAAATAAGTTACGTGTGCATATTTTTCAGTTTCAGCAATTCGTAATTGATGATATTGATTTTTACTTAATCATTCCCCTAAAGCATCAAGCATTGATATAGGTGGAAAAATAACACCTTGTGGTTTAACACTTTTAGCATATTCCATCATTGAAATAAAAAAAGTATTTTTTAATGTTGGTATTTTCATACTAATATTAAAATCATATTTATTATTTGTTAATGCTGATGCTAATTGAATTGCACGATCAGGACGAAAATTAGCAAAAATAATGCTATCGTTATTAGTAATATTGCCATTATTAATTTCAGAATTATAAGCAGGCATAATAAATTCATCATTACGACCAGCACTATATTCTGCATTAACATAAGCAATAGGATCAATAAATGAAGCGCCTTCATGATTAACTATTACATCATATGCTATTTTTAAACGATCTCAACGTTTATCGCGATCCATAGCATAATATCTTCCTGAAATAGTAGCAAGCATACCAACACCTAATTGTTTCATAGTTTTTAATAACTGTTCAATATAAATTTTAGAAATATCAGCTTTTGTATCACGACCATCTAAAATAGCATGAACATAAACATTCTTAAAATTTTGTTGTTTAGCAATTTCTAATAATGCCAAAATATGATTAATATGAGCATGTACTCCACCATCACTTAGTAAACCAATAATATGAACATTACTATTATTTTTTTTGGCATGATTAATTGCTGACAATATTGTTTCATTTTTAAAAAATGTTTTATCATTTATTGACTTATTAATTAATGTTAATGACTGATAAATTACTCTACCGGCACCAATTTGTAAATGTCCAACTTCAGAGTTGCCCATTTGTCCTTCTGGTAAACCAACTACAAGGCCAGAAGCTGAAACTTCAGTATGCGGATAAGTTTTTAATAAATAATCCAAATTAGGTTTTGTTGCAGAACTAATGGCATTAGTTGCACTAGATTTTGCAATACCAAAACCATCTAAAATACATAGTAATATTGGTTGTTTTGTTTTCATAAATTTCACCTCATATTTTATTTAATAACTTGCAACTGATGTTTAAAATTATCAGATTTAAAAATAGTAATCATTTTAGTAATAAAATCAGTAATACATTGATAATGAACAGTACTCAAAATAACAATATCTTTTTTAAAGACTATTTTAATAGATTGCTTTTTAGTAATTTTAGTAATTATTGTTTTTAAATCACAAATTGATTTTAAATCTTCACTTAATAAAATAACCATACTAGGATTATCACTAATATTATTAGAAAGAAATAAAATAGTATTACTACTATTAGCTAATAAATTGTGTCCTTTAATTTCCATTAAATTATAATCTAATAAATCATTATTAAAAGAATAATGAGTAATTTTCAAATTATCAATGACTTCTGAATAATAACCATAAGCAAAAGTCTGCGATAAATTTTCTAATATATCTTGAGATACTATCCGCCATTTTGAAAATGACTTCAATAGTTCTTTATGAATTTTTTGTAATTGTCATAAATCTTGATAATTAGTAATATTAGTTATCGGTGCTATTGGTTGAATATTTTCAGGCTGATTAATTGCTCTAATTTTTTTATTAATAGCATTAATAGCAATAATGATTGGTTTTTTAGCATTAATAAAAAAGTTTTCAATTCGTTGTTTATTACCTGCTATTAATGTTATTTTTCGCTGATCTTTATTAGTTTTAATAGCAACAACTGCTATTTTTTGCAAATTAATAATTTCTTGTAATTCAACTTCATTAAATTTTTTTAAATAACTATATTCTTTTTTATTTTGCAATAAAATTAACTGTTCTAATGATAATTTTTGTTCTAATAAAGAATTAATGATACATTCACTTTGCAATATTTGTTTTCTATTTATCTTTAAATTATTAAGAACAACAATAAAATTTTGTTCAGTAATAGAAATAGAACTAAAATTAGAAGTTTTATAATTTAATTGTTTCATCAAACTATTTGTAAATAATTTAGCACCAATTTTATTATTAACTAATGATTGATGATGACTTTCATTGATGGTTAAATATAATGGAATATCGTTAATAACGATTGGTCCACTATTAACTTTAACTAAATGAATATAAGTATTAGGAATAAGAGTATTATTAACATCAATTACTTCACCAGTAAAATATTCATTAGTAATAATACCTTTGTCACTAACAATACTATCACTACTAGAAGCAAAAATAGTTTTAGTACAAATAATAAAGCCAATTTGTTCTAATTGATTAGTGTCTTCACCATTTTTACTAAACAATGCTAAAATTTCTGACTTATTCCTAAAAGCATTGACAAAAGTGGTTGCCGGAAAGGCACGATGTTTAATTTTTTTTGTTAGTTTTGTTCACATACTTTTAATTTGTATCTTTGATAATTCCATGTTTAGTTAACTCCTTATTTTTATTAGTAATTTAAATAGAGTTAAATTAGTAAATCAAAAAAAGATTGTGGTACTAATGAAGCACCTCCAACTAATGCACCATCAATGTCAGGTTCAGAAAGTATTAATTTAATATTATCGGGTTTTACTGAACCACCATACTGAATACGTACTTGTTCTGCAACATTTTTATTATATAATTCACTAATAAATTCACGAATCATTTTACAAACCGTTTGAGCTTGTTGAGCTGTTGCTGTTTTACCAGTACCAATTGCTCATATTGGCTCATAGGCAATTACTAACTTAGCAATATTTTCTACTTTAATATTTTTTAATGCTAACTTAATTTGATTTTTAATTACTTCATTAGTCTTTTTATTTTCATATTGGTTTAAAGTTTCACCACAACATAAAATTGGTATAATATTAGCATTAAATAGTGAATGTAATTTTTTATTTATTGGTTCATCTACTTCATTAAAATACATTCTGCGTTCAGAATGACCAATAATAACATGACTAACCATCATATCTTTTAGCATCTTAATTGAAATTTCACCAGTATATGCACCTTCGGTTTCATAATGACAATTTTGAGCTGCAATAATTAAAGCAGAAGTTTTATTCATTTTTAATAAAGGTAAATTAGTAAAACTAGCTGCTATTCCATAATCATATTTAATAGTTTTAGTTTTTAATAATTTATTAAATTCATTTAAAAAAAATTGAGTTTCTTCTATATTTTTATACATTTTTCAATTTCCAATAATAATCTTTTTACGTTCCATTTGTTTCTCCTTTAAGTTAATTTTTTTTTGATATAGTTGGCTTTAATAATGTTGCTGCTTCTTCATCAATAATAATTGTAACATCATCATGATTTTGTAAAAAAGTACATGGATAATTTGGAGAAACTTTACCTTCAACTAACTCTCGAATAGCTTGTGCTTTATTAGTTCCTGTAGCAATTAAAACAATCAATTTAGCTTGTAAAATAGTATGAATACCCATCGTAACAGCTTTGGTTGGTACATCTTCAACTTTAGAAAAAAATCTTTTATTAGCTTCAATTGTTTCTTTAGTTAAATTAACAACATGTGTTTTACTACTTGCAAGAGTACCTGGTTCATTAAAAGCAATATGACCATTAGTACCTAACCCCAATATTTGTAAATCAATTGGTCCTTTTTCTTTTAATAATTTTTCATACTCTTCCACATTTTGGTCTAAATCACCAATACCTTTAGGAACATACGTATTTTTTAAATTAAGACTTTTAATATGATTAAATAATTGATGATTCATAAAATAACGATAACTTTTTACATGATCTGGAGTTAAACCAACATATTCATCTAAATTAAATGTTACGACTTTTGATCAATCTCTTTTGTTATTTTTTGCATCTGCTATTAATAAATCATATGTTTCAATTGGACTACTTCCCGTTACCAATCCTAAAATAGCATTTGGTTTAACTTTAATAATATCAATAATAATTTTACTTAATAATTGAGCAACCTCAGTTTTATCTTTTAAAATAATTAATTTCATAATTTAAAAACCCCTTACATTACTTACTTATTCTTGCTGATATGCAATTTTTCCTTCACATATTGTTAAAAAAATATCATTATTCTTAGTTAATACAATAATATCTGCTAATTTACCAATAACAATATCACCCGTTTTATTTGCAATTCCTACTTGTTTAGCACTATTATAAGAAGCCATTTTGATGCAATCTTGTCAATTATTATTAGTAATTTTTAATAAATTTTTAAAACCAGCAATCATTGTTGCAATGCTGCCTGCTAATTTTCCGGTTGCTTCAACAGTAACCTTACTATTACTTTTAATGACAGGTAATGGTCCCAATAAATACTTACCATCAGGCTGTCCTTTCGCACTCATGGCATCAGTAATCATACAAATTCCATCGGCACCTTTAATTTTATATGTTATTGCTAAAATATCAATATCAACATGAATTCCATCACAAATTAACTCAGTAACTAATTGATCATAATATAATGATGCCGGAACAACACCAGGATCACGATGATTATAGGGGCTCATTGCATTATAAAGATGGGTAATATGCGTTAAACCACATTCAACAGTTTTAGTTATTTCTTTAAAAGTAGCATTACTATGACCAACACTAGGAATAATGTTATTTTTAATTAATGAAGAAATAAAATTTGAATTTTTATTATTTAAATTAGGATCTATCTCAGGAGCATAACCAATAAATTTTAAATTTTTGTTACTAATTATAT is part of the Spiroplasma endosymbiont of Lasioglossum villosulum genome and harbors:
- the nagA gene encoding N-acetylglucosamine-6-phosphate deacetylase, which produces MSKILVLNNAKIISIKKIINNGFLVIKDNLIFQINEGKYNYEFQDAQVIDCHNQTIIPGFIDLHVHGGYGYSLMDGTIESINNFAKLVPKEGVTKFCYATVTASKKEIDNVLSVFAKYMKTENKGNKARIIGAYLEGPFISELQKGAHTPSLLHVPDLNLVKSWNIISNKNLKFIGYAPEIDPNLNNKNSNFISSLIKNNIIPSVGHSNATFKEITKTVECGLTHITHLYNAMSPYNHRDPGVVPASLYYDQLVTELICDGIHVDIDILAITYKIKGADGICMITDAMSAKGQPDGKYLLGPLPVIKSNSKVTVEATGKLAGSIATMIAGFKNLLKITNNNWQDCIKMASYNSAKQVGIANKTGDIVIGKLADIIVLTKNNDIFLTICEGKIAYQQE